The following are encoded together in the Oncorhynchus gorbuscha isolate QuinsamMale2020 ecotype Even-year linkage group LG03, OgorEven_v1.0, whole genome shotgun sequence genome:
- the lhfpl5a gene encoding LHFPL tetraspan subfamily member 5 protein: MLPAQEAAKIYHTNYVRNARAVGVLWTIFTICFAILVMVVFIQPYWIGDSVNTPQAGYFGLFHYCIGNALTGELICKGSALDFGSIPSGAFKTAMFFVGISMLLVVGSIVCFSLFFFCNAGSVYKICAWMQLASSTCMVIGCMIYPDGWDSEEVKRMCGQRTDKYTLGNCTVRWAYILAIISIMDSLILSFLAFSLGNRQDQLLPDNFQVDGKEKDKEEA; encoded by the exons ATGCTCCCTGCGCAGGAAGCGGCTAAGATCTACCACACCAACTACGTGCGTAACGCGCGCGCCGTGGGTGTCTTGTGGACCATCTTTACCATCTGCTTCGCCAtcttggtgatggtggtgttcaTACAG CCCTACTGGATCGGTGACAGCGTCAACACCCCGCAGGCGGGCTACTTTGGCCTGTTCCACTACTGTATCGGGAACGCGCTCACCGGAGAGCTCATCTGCAAAGGGAGCGCGCTGGACTTCGGCTCCATCCCATCCGGGGCCTTCAAGACAGCCATGTTCTTCGTTGGCATATCCATGCTGCTGGTGGTGGGCAGCATTGTTTGTTTCAGCCTCTTCTTCTTCTGTAATGCCGGCAGCGTCTACAAGATATGCGCATGGATGCAGCTGGCCTCCT CCACTTGCATGGTGATAGGCTGTATGATCTACCCTGATGGCTGGGACAGTGAGGAGGTGAAGAGGATGTGTGGACAGAGAACAGATAAGTACACCCTGGGTAACTGCACGGTGCGCTGGGCCTACATCCTGGCTATCATCAGCATCATGgactccctcatcctctccttcctaGCTTTCTCCCTGGGGAACAGGCAGGACCAGCTACTGCCTGACAACTTTCAGGTGGACGggaaagagaaagacaaag agGAAGCCTGA